In a genomic window of Patescibacteria group bacterium:
- a CDS encoding NUDIX domain-containing protein → MANIQEKVIERVRVIIIDSNKILLINRVKGENSYWVLPGGGVEQCESHERAIERECLEELGIKIRVQKLFLRRVGDKQGMEGQYEFFYLCDMVGGKVGTGGGPEFQPGTQYKGEYRISWVDLKKLPDLNLKPGEVKDKIIQEYLLNK, encoded by the coding sequence ATGGCTAATATTCAAGAAAAAGTAATAGAGCGAGTGCGCGTTATTATCATTGATTCAAATAAGATTTTGCTCATAAACCGTGTTAAAGGGGAAAATTCTTATTGGGTTCTACCAGGTGGCGGAGTTGAGCAATGCGAAAGCCATGAACGTGCTATCGAGCGAGAATGCCTAGAAGAGTTAGGTATTAAGATACGAGTCCAAAAATTGTTTCTACGAAGAGTTGGGGACAAGCAAGGAATGGAAGGCCAGTATGAGTTTTTTTATTTATGCGATATGGTTGGCGGAAAAGTTGGTACTGGAGGGGGGCCTGAATTTCAACCAGGAACACAATATAAGGGTGAATATAGGATTAGTTGGGTCGATTTAAAGAAGCTTCCCGATCTAAATCTAAAACCCGGAGAGG